The sequence AATGTCAACCGACCGCCGACGATCTCAGCAGCGTGAAGACCAGGCGCACCGTCGGCGCACGCGCGACGGTTTCCCGCAACTCCTCCTCAGAGGCAAAAGACGTCGTCTGCAACCTGCGTCCCTCGCACTGAAGCCTGAGACGCTCACCCTCAAGGGGCCAGGGGTGAACGCGAAACGTCGTGTCGTCGACAACCTCAAAGGTGATCACCTCGGTTTCACCATTCGCGTTCTGCGCCCAGACCTCGAATGGCGCCGGCAAGGACCCGCACAGATAGACCGAAATTCGGTCGCACGTGTCGAGTAACCGCGAGTTGATTTCTCGGCCAGGTCCGTCAAGGTACGGCTGATAGCGGGCGTCGGTTGCGAGCTGCTCCCTCCACGACCGCTGGAGTCGTTCCATTTCGGCACCGAAGCTCTGCGCCGTCCGTGCCCCACCCGTATCGTTTCGATCAAGCAGGTCGGCCAGCTTGCGATCGGCCATCGCACCGAAATGCGACGCCGTCAGGAGACCAGAGTATCGGTTGTACTGAGCGCACCGGATGACGCTGCGACGCCAGATCGCGAGATGCCCGGCGACCGGCATTGAATCGAATGCCCGAGGGCGCCCATCGCTGTCAAGCGATGGTTCCGCATCGAACTCCGTCCAGCCGCAGTCGTGCAGCAAGATCGCGGCCAGAGTCTCTGCCCTCGGCGCCGGTCGCGCAAAAGATCGGTTGCCCCAGTGCTCTGCGATCTGCCACGCGAGCCATGCGTGGGACACCTGCGGAATCAGGTAGCTGCCGGCCGGATGGCCATCCCGATGAATGAACACCCCGCGATTCTACAACGCGCTGCAGTTGCTGCGCGTTGTAGAATCGCGAATTCTCAATTTTGAATTAGGAATTCGGAATTTCCACCCACCCTCCCCTTGTCGGTCAATACCAACGATGATGGGATTGACGCCGAATTCCGAGCTCAGAATTCCGAATTTGCAGCTGCGTGATAACCTTCCTCCATGGTGCGCTTCGGGACTTCTGGATGGCGCGGCATCATCGGCCGCGAGTTGACCTTCCGACGGGTTCGGATGGTCGTACAAGCTATGCTCGAGACCCTGCGGGAGGAGGAGACGCCGGTCGAGAGAATCGTCGTCGGCTTCGATACCCGCATGCTGTCCGAAAAGTTCGCCGCCAAGGCGGCGGAGCTCATCGCGGCAAACGGCGTCGTGGCCGAACTCACGCCCCGCGACGTACCCTCACCGGTGGTTGCCTGCATGGTGATCGAGAGAGGGGCTGCCGCCGGTATCACTTTCACCGGCAGCCACAATCCGCCCGAATACAA is a genomic window of Acidobacteriota bacterium containing:
- a CDS encoding DUF3891 family protein, which gives rise to MFIHRDGHPAGSYLIPQVSHAWLAWQIAEHWGNRSFARPAPRAETLAAILLHDCGWTEFDAEPSLDSDGRPRAFDSMPVAGHLAIWRRSVIRCAQYNRYSGLLTASHFGAMADRKLADLLDRNDTGGARTAQSFGAEMERLQRSWREQLATDARYQPYLDGPGREINSRLLDTCDRISVYLCGSLPAPFEVWAQNANGETEVITFEVVDDTTFRVHPWPLEGERLRLQCEGRRLQTTSFASEEELRETVARAPTVRLVFTLLRSSAVG